ACATCATGCTGTGCCGCGAGCTGGGCATGGCCCCTTTGACCGAGGTTCACAGCAAAGAGGACCTTGAAAAAGCCCTTGCCTGCAAAGCTGAAATCATCGGCATCAACAATCGCGATCTGGACAGCTTTATCGTTGATATGAATACCACTTTTGAGCTGGCGTCACTGATACCAAATCATTGTGTTAGCGTTAGTGAGAGCGGCATCAATGGAGAAGACGATATGATCGCGTTGAAAACAACCGGCATTGACGCGGTGCTGGTCGGCTCGTCATTGATGCGAAGCAAGGATCTGGGGCACAAAACCCAACAAATCGTTAATGCCGGCAAGATGAGAAATGGATAACGTAAAGGTAAAAATTTGCGGCATCACCAATGCGGCGGATGCATCGGCTGCGGTCGAACTCGGGGCCAATGCCCTTGGTTTCATTTTTGCCGATAGTCCCCGTCAAATGACGCCACAAAAGGTGCGCACAATCGTTCGCATGATTCCACCATTTGTTAAGACAGTGGGCGTCTTTGTCAATGAGACAGCAACCACTATAAGGGACGTTAGGCAGTATTGCGGTCTTGATCTGGTTCAGCTGCACGGAGATGAGTCGCCGGCTTTTTGCGATGAACTGATGCCTTACGTGATAAAGTCATTGCGAATAAAAGATGACTCGTGTCTGCAAACAAGCCGTGCATATCAGGGAAAAGTCAGAGCCCTGCTCCTGGATACGTGGGCCAGGGAAAAGGTCGGCGGTACTGGGAAAACATTTGATTGGCAGCTTGCCATAAAAATCAAAGAAATAGGGATTCCGATCATTTTAGCGGGCGGGCTGCGACCGTCAAATATCAATTCGGCCATTCAGACCGTAAATCCTTATGCGGTTGATATCAACAGCGGTATTGAAGAATATCCCGGCAAAAAGAATCCTGCGCTGATGAAGGCTGTGATGGAAGCACGGTAGACCCTGATGTCAGGGGTGGGGGGATGTTCAACTTCTGACAATAACCAAATGAGTTGCCGGGCATGTCAATTTCTGTAAGGCGCTATGATTTTCAATGTGCCTGTGCCGCGATATTTGGGATTCCACCACCGCCATGGGTTTTATCAAATGCTGTGGTGCCCGTCATCCCAAATATCGCGGCACGGTGTTGCTCGGGGGGGTAATCATCGCCATAGCGCCATACAAAAAACGACATGTCCGGCTGACAACCGCAGCCATTGAGATTAAATGAGGGGACCGGAATTTCGTTGATCGGTCGCTCCATGAATCATTAGCGACTTTCAGATGTTGCACAAAATACTTCTCGACCCCTTGATTATATAAGAGGAACGCGGTGCTTGAATCATATATCAGGAAAAGACTTGAAAAAAAGGATATTCTGCTGATGACCCATATCGTCCTGGGATATCCCAGCTTTGACGATAATATGAGGATCATCGAGGCAATGACGGCGGCCGGTGTGGATCTGATGGAATTACAGATCCCATGTGCCGATCCCCATGCCGATGGTCCTGTTATTGCGCGCGCCAATCAGCAGGCGTTAACAGGAGGGGCGACGGTAGAGAAGTGTTTGAATCTGGCCAAAAAAGCCGCCCGCACGTTTAATATCCCTTTTTTGATTATGACCTACTACAACGTCCCTTTTAAATTCGGCGTGGACCGTTTTATAGCCGCCATGTCGCAGGGCGGTCTGCGGGGTGCCATCATACCGGATCTGCCCAAGAAAGATGGGCGCTTATATTTGGATGCCATGCATGCCCACAACCTGGCGCCTATCCTTATTTTTTCACCATCCACAACTCTCAAGGGCATGAAAAGCATCGCCGCTTCCGGCGGTGGTTTTATCTACTGCATTGCCAGAGAAGGGGTCACCGGTGAAGCCACGGATTTCTCAGAAAAACTGGAAGCATATCTGCATAAATGCCGCCAAAGCACTTCGCTTCCCTTGGCCCTTGGTTTCGGAATCAGAAAGAAATCCGACATTGATTTCCTGAAGGGCAAAACGGATATTGCCGTTATCGGATCTCAAATGTTGCGCCTCGTGGAACAAAAAGGTGTTGCTACGGTGGGAGACTTTGTTCGCAGTCTGCGTTGAGAAAAATGCATCCGCAGGCGGCTGTTGACAAAACCCTTGACACCCCTTATTTGTTGATATAATAAGTTTCGAACTATTTTGGTGTTAAAAGGATTCAAAAATCATGACGCAATCAGCAGGCAGAACCTTTTTTTATTTCTGGTATTTTTATTACGGTACCGGTCTGCCTGGAGTACGCTGATTTAGCACACACATTTAAATAGCGATATCAGCCGCGGGCAGACCCAAGCTCGCGGCTTTTTTGTTTTAAAAAGCCGCGCTTATAAAATTCGCGGCTTTTTTTATAAGCTATCTTAAAAATGCATCTAACGCTCAACGGCTTTGTTCCAAACCGATTCGAAATGCTCGAATACTAGCGTGTATGCTCTGCTTTCGAATCGGTTTGCGCCGCGCCCTTAAACGTAATCTGCTATTTTTAAGACAGCTTATACTATAAAAAAGTAGAAGAATTGAGGGGAAGAAAATGAAATCCACGACTGACGACCTGCGAATTAAGGGATACCAACCGCTGACAGCGCCGCACATTTTAAAAAATGAAATACCTATCAGCAACGCGGCCCATGAAACGGTTGTATCCGGAAGAAAAGACATTGAAGCGATCTTGCAGAAAAAAGATCGACGCCTGCTGGTGATTGTGGGGCCGTGCTCCATCCATGATGAAAAAGCCGCCCTGGAGTATGCATCCCGCTTGAACCAACTGCGCCAACAGGTGGCCGATACACTTTTGATTGTCATGCGGGTCTATTTTGAAAAACCCCGCACCACCGTGGGGTGGAAGGGAATCATCAACGATCCCTACCTGGACGGCACCTGTGACATGACGGCCGGTTTGCGCAAGGCGCGCAATCTGCTCAAGCAAATAAATGGAATGGGATTGCCCGCCGCCACCGAGATGCTGGATACGATCACCGCGCAATATGTGGCCGATATGGTCAGCTGGTCGGCCATCGGGGCCCGCACCGCCGAATCACAAACCCACCGGGAGCTGGCCAGTGGCTTGTCCATGCCGGTGGGGTTTAAAAACAGCACAGACGGCAACTTATCAACGCCCATCAATGCACTGATGGCGGCCCGCGCTCCGCAAAGTTTTTTAGGGATCGACCAGGACGGCAAAACCTGTGTGGTTCAAACCAACGGCAACCCCTGGGTGCATATTGTTCTGCGGGGCGGCAAACGACCCAATTACGATCCCATCAGCCTGGAAGAAGCGCGCTTGAGACTGATAGAAAAAGATCTGCCGGAAGCGATTATGGTCGATTGCTCGCATGCCAATTCGATGAAAAAATTCCAGGGCCAGTCGGTGGTCTGGAAAAGTGTGATTGGTCAGTACCTGGACGGTAACGAAGCCTTGATCGGCTTGATGCTCGAAAGCAACCTGCATGAAGGCAACCAGCCTTTCACCGGCGATGCATCCACTTTAAAATATGGCGTGTCCATCACCGATGAATGCATTTCGTGGGAAACCACCGAGCAATTGCTGCTATGGGCGCATGAAAAACTGAAGGGTTATTTGAGATCAGCTGCAGCATGAAATATTAGTCCGCCTCCGGCGGATGCAAACGCATACATCAGCAAAAAACTATTAATAAAATATGAAAACCATTGCCATCAACATAGATTCCAGCCCATCGCGCATTTTAATCGCCGAGCGACTAGAGAATCTACAGCGTTACATTCCGGTGGCCAAGCCGATTATCGTCACCGATGTGAATGTCGGCAAACTGTATCCCCTGGATGCCATCGCCGGAGGCGTGATTACCATCGGTACCGGGGAGACAATTAAGACCCTGGACACCGTTGAAGACATCTACGCGCAGCTGCTATCTTTGCAGGCGGACCGCTCCGCGTTTATCGTCGGTGTTGGCGGCGGCATTGTCTGCGATATTACCGGATTTGCGGCATCTACGTTTATGCGTGGGGTGCGGTTTGGTTTTGTGGCCACCAGCCTGCTGGCCCAGGTGGACGCCAGCGTGGGCGGCAAAAACGGCGTTAATTTTCAAGGATACAAAAATATGGTCGGGCTATTTCATCAGCCGGAGTTTGTCATCTGCGATCTTGAGGTATTAAAAACCCTGCCGCCCAGGGAAATTTCGTGCGGTTTGGCTGAAATCGTTAAACACGCGGCCATTGCGGATGCAGACCTTTTTGCCTTTTTAGAAGAACAAGCGGAAAGCGTACTGGCATTAGATCCCGAGGCGATCGAAAAGCTCGTGCTGAGATCGGTGGAAATCAAATCGGCGATTGTCAGCCGCGACGAAACCGAAAAAGGCGAGCGCCGTTTGCTGAACTTCGGTCATACCTTTGGGCATGCTATTGAAAAGGTCAGCGGCATATCGCACGGCGAGGCGGTTAGCATCGGCATGGTGATGGCCGCGGCTTTATCGGTCAAAAGAGGTCTGCTGTCAGCACAGGAAGACCGGCGGCTGCGCGATCTGCTTGCAAAGCTGCAGCTTCCCAACGGCTTTGCTTCTGATCCGCAAAAAATTCTGGATGCTGTTACCAAAGACAAAAAAAAGGCCGGAGACCGCATCCATTTCATTTTGCTCGCTGGAATTGGCAACGCCGTAGTGGAGCCCATCGCCATTGAAGAACTCGAGGAGGCCCTGTATGCCTGATTCAACTCTCGACAAACACGACAGCCAGCTGCAAGGCGACATTCCAACACTGCGCCTGGCCATCGATGAGATCGACGCGAAAATTTTGGATTTGATCAATCAGCGGCTTTTGCTGGCACAGCAAATCGGCGCGGCGAAAAAACAGGGCGGCATTCAGGTGACCGATCGTCAGCGCGAAAAAAACATCCTGGATCGTCTGCGACAAAAAAACAACGGACCATTGGATGGCGATAGCCTGCAGGGTATTTTTGAAGCCATTATTGCCGCCGGCCGCAGTGTCCAAACAACAGGTCGAGGGTCAAAATGATCGATGCCCATACATCCCTTTTTGGCCTGATCGGCAACCCGGTGGCGCACAGCCTCAGCCCGGCAATGCACAATCAGGCGTTTGCAGCCACCGGCTGCAACGCGGTTTATCTGGCATTTTGCGTCTCAGACCCGGGTGCCGCAATCAAAAGCTTCAGGGCATTGAATGTGAGGGGACTCAGCGTCACCCTGCCCCATAAAGTGGCGGTTATGGAATCTCTGGATGACATTGATCAAACGGCTGCCGACATCGGCGCAGTAAACACCATCGTCAATCACAACGGCAAGCTGATCGGCTATAACACTGACTGCCAGGGCGCTATCAAGGCCTTGCAGACCCAGACCACCATAGACGGAAAAGCGGTGGCGGTCATCGGTGCCGGCGGGGCGGCCCGGGCCATCGGCTTCGGGCTGGCAACTGTTGCCGAACGCCTGACAATTTTGAACCGCACCCGCAAAAGCGGTGAACGTCTGGCCGCCGATCTGCAGGCCGAATTTTTACCCATAAAAGAATGCCAGCCGAACCGTTATGACATACTGATCAACACCACACCGCTGGGCATGCATCCGGATACTGCGGCAACGCCGATCGCGAAACAAGCATTATCCAAAGAAATGGTGGTCATGGATATTGTTTATAATCCATTGCATACCCAGCTTTTAAAAGATGCCGCCGCTAAAGGATGCCGCACCATCGCCGGTCTGGACATGTTTGTCTTCCAGGGGGCGCTGCAATTTGAGCTGTGGACCGGCAAACAAGCACCGGTGGAAGTCATGCGAGCGTCAGTTTTAAAGGCACTAGCAAACAAATAGACATCCAGTATGTTTTAGATAAGCACAAAGACAAGTGCGCTAAAGTTGGGAGTGATCTAAAGTGACTAAAGTTAAGGAATTCTGTCGTTTTTATAAAAAGATGGAGCAAAGCGACACATTAACTTTAGTCACTCTAGGCCCTTTAGCTCATTTTAGTCACTTCATCTAAGAAAGCTTTAGGATTAACTTGAAACTATATGAAAAAGATAAAAACACAAAAGATTGCCAATTGTCGCGTGGCGGTTCCCGGCTCAAAGAGCTATACACACCGCATGCTGATTGCCGCAGCTTTGGCAGACGGGGTGTCTGCCGTTAAAAACGCACTGATTAGTGAAGATACGCTATTGACCATGGAGGCCCTGCGGCAAATGGGGATTCCAATTGCCGTCAATGGTATCGATGTGCGCGTTGAGGGTACCGGTGGTTGTTTGGCATCCTGCGCTGCGCCGATTGATCTGGGCAACTCCGGCACGTCCATGCGGCTGCTTGCCGGTGTGGCTGCGCTGGGCAAAGGAGCCTACATTCTGACCGGCAATGCCCGCATGCAAAAACGGCCGATACAGGATCTTCTAGATGCATTGCAACAAATGAATGTTCAGGCCCGATCGGTTAACGGCAACGGCTGTCCACCAATTGAAGTGAACGGCGCAATGATAAATGCTAAAAAGGTGGAGATTAACTGTCAAATCAGTAGCCAGTATCTTTCCGCCCTGCTGCTGATGGCACCACTCACTGCACGGGGACTTGACATTGAGGTGGTCGGCGGTCCGGTGTCCAAGCCCTATGTCGATATGACCGTGGCCCTGATGGAAAGCTTTGGCATTGCGCTGGATCGCAAGGGCTATCAAAAATTTTTCATCCCCGGCGGGCAATCCTATCGTGCCGGCCGATACGCAGTTGAAGCGGATTGCTCCCAGGCAGCCTATTTCTGGAGCGCGGCCGCCATCAGCGGAACCCAAATAAAAGTGACGGGCATCAACAGCGCTTCACTTCAAGGCGATGTGCACTTTGTCGATTTGCTCGAACAGATGGGGTGTGGCGTTTCCAGGGAATCAGACGGCATTGCGGTTAGCGGTGGGTCGCTAAAGGCGATTGAAGCCGACCTGGCCGATATGCCCGACCAAGTGCCCACCCTGGCTGTAGTGGCCGCCTTTGCCCAGGGGACCTCCGTTATCAAAAACGTGGCGCATCTGAAATCAAAAGAAAGCGACCGTTTAAGTGCCACGGTAACCGAGCTGAACAAAATGGGCATCGAGGCCAGCTGCACCCAAAACAGTTTGACCATCAGGGGAGGCCGGCCGCAGGAGGCGGTGGTTGAAACTTACAATGACCATCGCATCGCCATGAGTTTTGCCATCGTAGGTTTAAAGGTGCCGGGGATTCGTATTCGAAACGAAAGCTGTGTCGAAAAATCCTTTCCGACCTTCTGGCAAGTTTTTGAGGAATTATATCAGTGATGAACCTTTTTTTGATCGGGTACCGCTGCAGTGGTAAAACCACGGTCGGCAAATCGATTGCCAAAAAGCTTGGCTGGGCCTTTGTCGACGCAGATGCGATGCTGGTCGCAGCAAGCGGAAAAAACATTAAGGACATCATCGACATCGATGGCTGGGCGTCTTTTCGCCGTATGGAGCATATAACGCTCACGCAGATCTGTGCAAAGAAGCGGCAGGTGGTGGCCACCGGTGGCGGCGTGGTACTCGATGCCGCCAACATCGCGGCCATGAAATCCAGCGGCCAGGTGATCTGGTTAAACGCAACGGCAGACACCATTCGCTCCAGGATGCAGGCAGATGCCAACACCGAGCATTTACGACCGGCGCTGACCGACAGAGGAGCGCTGGCAGAAATCGAAAACCTGTTAACGGAACGCCGCCCGCTTTATGAACGTGCCAGTGATGTTCTTGTTCACACAGACGGCATCCCGGTGGCAGAAATTGCCAAACGGATCCTTGACAAGTTAAATGAGGGAAATGCTGATAAGCGTTAGGGTTAGAGCTTTATAAGAATTTTGATTTACGGGTTCGAATTCCCTGGCTCGCTGTAGCCTATTTTGATGTTTCTAAGGCTTGCTACGGGCGCCCTGAAAACTCACCGAAAAGGTTCAAACAGTTCAGGGCGCTTACCTGCGCTTCGCCAAGAAACATAACAAAATAGGCTGCAATGCGAATCCAGGAAATCCAAACCCTTAAATGATTTGATTTAAGCGCTGTCAAATATTAGGAGGAAAAAGTATATGTCCAGTTCATTTGGCACCTTATTTCGCGTCACCACTTTCGGTGAGTCTCACGGTCAGGGCGTCGGGGCCGTGGTTGACGGTTGCCCCCCGAGAATATCGCTAAACGATGCCGATATCCAGCCCCAGTTGGACAGGCGGCGCCCGGCGCAGAGCAAATTAACGACTTCAAGGGAAGAGGCCGACCGGGTTGCCATACTGTCCGGGGTCGACAACGGCATGACCCTGGGAACGCCCATCGCATTAATGGTTGAAAATACCGATCAGCGACCGGGGGATTATCGCCAGATGCGCTCGATACCGCGACCCTCGCACGCCGATTATACCTACCAGATGAAGTACGGTATCCAGGCTTTGAGCGGCGGCGGGCGCGCCAGCGCCAGAGAAACCATCGGCCGTGTGGCCGCCGGTGCCATTGCCGAAAAATTTTTGAGCGAGCAATACGGGATAGACATTGTTGCCTGGGTCAACTCTGTTTCTAAGATCGAGGCGGCGCCGGCGGACATGTTGAATATTACACGCAATGATGTCGATCAGAATGCGGTGCGCTGCCCGGATGCATCCACAGCGGAAAAAATGATCACCGCGATCGAAAATGCAAAGGAGGCCGGCGATTCGCTGGGTGGCATTATTACGTGTGTCTGCCGCAATGTTCCCGCCGGGTTGGGCGAGCCGGTGTTTGACAAAGCAGAAGCCATGCTGGCCCAGGCCATGCTGTCAATTCCGGCGACCAAAGGCTTTGAAATCGGTTCGGGTTTTGCCGGTTCACGCATGCGCGGATCTGAACATAACGATGCTTTTATAAAAAAAGGGGCTCGACTGGGCACTGCAACTAATTATAGCGGGGGCATGCAGGGCGGCATCTCCAATGGTGAGCCGATTATTTTCAGGGTCGCCTTCAAACCCCCGGCCACCATTAGCCTACCGCAAAAAACCGTCGATTTTGAGGGCGCAGATACGGTTCTGGAAGCCAAGGGGCGTCATGATCCCTGTGTGGTGCCGCGCGCCGTCCCCATTGTCGAAAGCATGGCGGCATTGGTGCTGGTCGACCTTACCCTGCGACAGAAGATGCGGGCCAATGAAACTATCAAATAAAATAAACGCCATATCTGGTTCACAAACTGTGGCCTTTACCACCCTGATTCAACAGTTGCAGCAGGAGGGCCGGCAGGTGATCGACCTGGCCGTGGGCGAGCCGCAGCTGGACACACCGGCAGCAGTGATCGAAGCCACCCAAAATGCGCTGACCGCCCAAAAGACCCGCTACAGCCCGGCAAACGGTCTTTTAGAGCTTCGAACCCAGCTGGCACAGCAGTTTGACGGATGGGGTCTGGACAACATTCTCATTACTAACGGCGCCAAACAGGCCTTGTATATGATATTCCAGACAATCTGCGATTTTGCCGATGAGGTGATTGTCCCGGTGCCTTACTGGGTGAGTTTTGTCGAGCAGGTCAAACTGGCCGGTGGCCACCCAGTTTTGGTGGCAACCCAGCATCATCAGCTCAATATCGCCGCCATTGAACAGGCGCTTACCCCGCGCGCAAAGGCCATTTTGATCAACTCACCCAACAATCCCAGCGGAGCGGTCTATCCGATTGAGGACTTGCAACAAATCGCCCGGCTGGCGGCGGATCGCGACCTGTTTATTATCGCCGATGAGGCCTATAACGCATTTGTTTATGACGGGGCTGTCGATAGGAGCATGTTCGACATCGAGGCCGCTCGCGACCGGTTAGTCGTGACACGCAGTTTTTCAAAAAGCTACAGCATGACCGGATTTCGCATCGGCTATGTTGCTGCACCGGCTGAAGTCATTGCCGCCCTGTCTAAAATTCAAAGCCATTTGACCGGCAATGTCTGCACCTTTGCCCAATACGGTGCCCTGGCAGCCCTGGCATTGGAAAAACAATGGCTAGCCACCCGGCAAGCAGACCTGCAGCATAAAAGAGATATGGCATATGAACGCGTTTCCCAGATGTTCGACTGCCTGCAACCGCAAGGCGCCTTTTATCTTTTCCCGGACGTATCAAAGGCTTTAAAAAATGATGAAACATCGGAGGCGTTTGCTCGGCGAATTTTAGCGGAGGGCGGCGTGGCGGTGGTTGCCGGTGAGGCCTTTGGCATGGCCAAGCATCTGCGCAT
Above is a genomic segment from Desulfobacterales bacterium containing:
- the aroA gene encoding 3-phosphoshikimate 1-carboxyvinyltransferase, whose translation is MKKIKTQKIANCRVAVPGSKSYTHRMLIAAALADGVSAVKNALISEDTLLTMEALRQMGIPIAVNGIDVRVEGTGGCLASCAAPIDLGNSGTSMRLLAGVAALGKGAYILTGNARMQKRPIQDLLDALQQMNVQARSVNGNGCPPIEVNGAMINAKKVEINCQISSQYLSALLLMAPLTARGLDIEVVGGPVSKPYVDMTVALMESFGIALDRKGYQKFFIPGGQSYRAGRYAVEADCSQAAYFWSAAAISGTQIKVTGINSASLQGDVHFVDLLEQMGCGVSRESDGIAVSGGSLKAIEADLADMPDQVPTLAVVAAFAQGTSVIKNVAHLKSKESDRLSATVTELNKMGIEASCTQNSLTIRGGRPQEAVVETYNDHRIAMSFAIVGLKVPGIRIRNESCVEKSFPTFWQVFEELYQ
- a CDS encoding chorismate mutase; this encodes MPDSTLDKHDSQLQGDIPTLRLAIDEIDAKILDLINQRLLLAQQIGAAKKQGGIQVTDRQREKNILDRLRQKNNGPLDGDSLQGIFEAIIAAGRSVQTTGRGSK
- a CDS encoding shikimate kinase, producing the protein MNLFLIGYRCSGKTTVGKSIAKKLGWAFVDADAMLVAASGKNIKDIIDIDGWASFRRMEHITLTQICAKKRQVVATGGGVVLDAANIAAMKSSGQVIWLNATADTIRSRMQADANTEHLRPALTDRGALAEIENLLTERRPLYERASDVLVHTDGIPVAEIAKRILDKLNEGNADKR
- the aroC gene encoding chorismate synthase; this encodes MSSSFGTLFRVTTFGESHGQGVGAVVDGCPPRISLNDADIQPQLDRRRPAQSKLTTSREEADRVAILSGVDNGMTLGTPIALMVENTDQRPGDYRQMRSIPRPSHADYTYQMKYGIQALSGGGRASARETIGRVAAGAIAEKFLSEQYGIDIVAWVNSVSKIEAAPADMLNITRNDVDQNAVRCPDASTAEKMITAIENAKEAGDSLGGIITCVCRNVPAGLGEPVFDKAEAMLAQAMLSIPATKGFEIGSGFAGSRMRGSEHNDAFIKKGARLGTATNYSGGMQGGISNGEPIIFRVAFKPPATISLPQKTVDFEGADTVLEAKGRHDPCVVPRAVPIVESMAALVLVDLTLRQKMRANETIK
- a CDS encoding pyridoxal phosphate-dependent aminotransferase, whose product is MKLSNKINAISGSQTVAFTTLIQQLQQEGRQVIDLAVGEPQLDTPAAVIEATQNALTAQKTRYSPANGLLELRTQLAQQFDGWGLDNILITNGAKQALYMIFQTICDFADEVIVPVPYWVSFVEQVKLAGGHPVLVATQHHQLNIAAIEQALTPRAKAILINSPNNPSGAVYPIEDLQQIARLAADRDLFIIADEAYNAFVYDGAVDRSMFDIEAARDRLVVTRSFSKSYSMTGFRIGYVAAPAEVIAALSKIQSHLTGNVCTFAQYGALAALALEKQWLATRQADLQHKRDMAYERVSQMFDCLQPQGAFYLFPDVSKALKNDETSEAFARRILAEGGVAVVAGEAFGMAKHLRISFAVSEENLINGLKRIAEVI
- a CDS encoding shikimate dehydrogenase, translated to MIDAHTSLFGLIGNPVAHSLSPAMHNQAFAATGCNAVYLAFCVSDPGAAIKSFRALNVRGLSVTLPHKVAVMESLDDIDQTAADIGAVNTIVNHNGKLIGYNTDCQGAIKALQTQTTIDGKAVAVIGAGGAARAIGFGLATVAERLTILNRTRKSGERLAADLQAEFLPIKECQPNRYDILINTTPLGMHPDTAATPIAKQALSKEMVVMDIVYNPLHTQLLKDAAAKGCRTIAGLDMFVFQGALQFELWTGKQAPVEVMRASVLKALANK
- a CDS encoding phosphoribosylanthranilate isomerase codes for the protein MDNVKVKICGITNAADASAAVELGANALGFIFADSPRQMTPQKVRTIVRMIPPFVKTVGVFVNETATTIRDVRQYCGLDLVQLHGDESPAFCDELMPYVIKSLRIKDDSCLQTSRAYQGKVRALLLDTWAREKVGGTGKTFDWQLAIKIKEIGIPIILAGGLRPSNINSAIQTVNPYAVDINSGIEEYPGKKNPALMKAVMEAR
- a CDS encoding 3-deoxy-7-phosphoheptulonate synthase, encoding MKSTTDDLRIKGYQPLTAPHILKNEIPISNAAHETVVSGRKDIEAILQKKDRRLLVIVGPCSIHDEKAALEYASRLNQLRQQVADTLLIVMRVYFEKPRTTVGWKGIINDPYLDGTCDMTAGLRKARNLLKQINGMGLPAATEMLDTITAQYVADMVSWSAIGARTAESQTHRELASGLSMPVGFKNSTDGNLSTPINALMAARAPQSFLGIDQDGKTCVVQTNGNPWVHIVLRGGKRPNYDPISLEEARLRLIEKDLPEAIMVDCSHANSMKKFQGQSVVWKSVIGQYLDGNEALIGLMLESNLHEGNQPFTGDASTLKYGVSITDECISWETTEQLLLWAHEKLKGYLRSAAA
- the aroB gene encoding 3-dehydroquinate synthase encodes the protein MKTIAINIDSSPSRILIAERLENLQRYIPVAKPIIVTDVNVGKLYPLDAIAGGVITIGTGETIKTLDTVEDIYAQLLSLQADRSAFIVGVGGGIVCDITGFAASTFMRGVRFGFVATSLLAQVDASVGGKNGVNFQGYKNMVGLFHQPEFVICDLEVLKTLPPREISCGLAEIVKHAAIADADLFAFLEEQAESVLALDPEAIEKLVLRSVEIKSAIVSRDETEKGERRLLNFGHTFGHAIEKVSGISHGEAVSIGMVMAAALSVKRGLLSAQEDRRLRDLLAKLQLPNGFASDPQKILDAVTKDKKKAGDRIHFILLAGIGNAVVEPIAIEELEEALYA
- the trpA gene encoding tryptophan synthase subunit alpha; amino-acid sequence: MLESYIRKRLEKKDILLMTHIVLGYPSFDDNMRIIEAMTAAGVDLMELQIPCADPHADGPVIARANQQALTGGATVEKCLNLAKKAARTFNIPFLIMTYYNVPFKFGVDRFIAAMSQGGLRGAIIPDLPKKDGRLYLDAMHAHNLAPILIFSPSTTLKGMKSIAASGGGFIYCIAREGVTGEATDFSEKLEAYLHKCRQSTSLPLALGFGIRKKSDIDFLKGKTDIAVIGSQMLRLVEQKGVATVGDFVRSLR